The following coding sequences lie in one Euhalothece natronophila Z-M001 genomic window:
- a CDS encoding phosphodiester glycosidase family protein — MKWDRSLRQIGLGLTTAIICILFATVSTAQSPANINVVREGEEISLNGDRLPLSWRQWESNGQTHLGITDAATQQRLGLELLASNNPAQQPVWWFSDDSPYTLDAEHIGANRYLDLTPILRASSEELAVEDGRLEITTTPTQVQDIRIGNQSWGKRIVIDLDKPTLWQVREGRQQATLKLGATSPSNIREKFAPPSEEIEDEENEDITPPLLVVKPNGRQTELNLNFPESLKLKVNTLANPARLVLDLRQDTLNPRTIRWKQGVEWRQDYIRVNDDQFAVTWLEIDPNRHDLRLTPIWTNQQEMEGIASLPDLGKEFGVTIAINGGFFNRDNQLPLGAIKQQGEWYSSPILNRGAIAWDNQGGMIMDRLRHQETLVINGQDRVSLQALNSGYVQSGVARYTPTWGRSYRALNGKENIVVVENNQVQRITEVSQGESIAIPPNGYLLAIRGNPELKSRLREGSSLQLENQTIPPAFSDYPYILAAGPLLIKNQQVVLDAERENFSDAFIRQKAHRSAIALKQDGKILLVAMGERIGDNGPTLRESVSILQRLGAIDALNLDGGGSTSLYLGGELINRPAATAGRIHSAIGLYLQD; from the coding sequence GACAATGGGAAAGTAATGGACAAACCCATCTCGGTATCACTGATGCGGCTACTCAACAACGACTGGGTTTAGAATTACTGGCTAGCAATAACCCTGCCCAACAGCCTGTTTGGTGGTTTTCAGACGATTCTCCCTATACGCTTGATGCTGAACATATTGGGGCAAATCGCTATTTAGATCTCACTCCTATTTTAAGAGCAAGCAGTGAAGAGTTAGCAGTAGAAGATGGTCGCTTAGAAATTACCACTACCCCAACGCAAGTCCAAGATATTCGTATCGGAAACCAATCTTGGGGAAAACGTATTGTCATTGATTTAGATAAACCCACGCTTTGGCAAGTGCGCGAAGGGCGACAACAAGCTACTTTAAAGTTAGGCGCTACGAGTCCATCTAATATTCGTGAAAAATTTGCCCCACCCTCTGAAGAAATAGAAGACGAAGAAAATGAAGATATTACTCCTCCTTTATTAGTGGTGAAACCCAATGGGCGACAAACGGAACTGAATCTGAATTTTCCAGAGTCTCTGAAACTAAAAGTCAATACCCTAGCTAATCCAGCGCGGTTAGTTTTAGATTTACGTCAAGATACCCTCAACCCTCGCACTATTCGCTGGAAGCAAGGAGTAGAGTGGCGACAAGATTATATTAGAGTTAATGATGACCAATTTGCGGTAACTTGGCTAGAAATTGATCCCAATCGTCATGATTTGCGACTGACTCCCATTTGGACAAATCAGCAAGAAATGGAAGGGATTGCGTCTTTACCTGATTTAGGGAAAGAATTTGGGGTGACGATCGCGATTAATGGGGGCTTTTTTAATCGGGATAACCAGCTTCCTTTAGGGGCAATTAAACAACAGGGAGAATGGTATTCTAGTCCCATTTTAAATCGAGGCGCGATCGCGTGGGATAATCAAGGGGGCATGATCATGGATCGGTTGCGTCATCAAGAAACATTAGTGATTAATGGGCAAGATAGAGTTTCTTTACAGGCGCTAAATAGTGGCTATGTGCAGTCTGGCGTGGCACGTTATACCCCCACTTGGGGAAGGAGTTATCGGGCGCTTAATGGCAAAGAAAACATAGTTGTGGTGGAAAATAACCAAGTGCAACGAATTACTGAAGTTAGTCAAGGGGAGTCAATTGCTATTCCCCCTAATGGTTATTTGTTGGCAATTCGTGGTAATCCTGAGTTAAAGTCTCGTTTGAGAGAAGGCAGTTCCCTACAACTAGAAAATCAAACCATTCCCCCAGCTTTTAGTGATTATCCTTATATTCTCGCTGCTGGCCCCTTGTTAATTAAAAATCAGCAAGTGGTTTTAGATGCAGAAAGAGAAAACTTTAGTGATGCGTTTATTCGGCAAAAAGCCCACCGTAGCGCGATCGCGCTTAAACAAGATGGAAAAATCCTCTTAGTGGCGATGGGAGAACGGATTGGCGACAATGGCCCCACCTTAAGAGAAAGTGTCAGCATTTTACAACGTCTCGGCGCGATCGATGCCTTAAATTTAGATGGTGGCGGTTCCACTTCTCTTTATTTAGGGGGAGAACTCATTAATCGTCCAGCAGCAACGGCGGGTCGTATTCATAGCGCGATCGGGCTTTATCTTCAGGATTAA
- the hpsA gene encoding hormogonium polysaccharide biosynthesis protein HpsA, with the protein MPLRSPRLLRQLWRSFKALAQAINRLLIKFFFFPLKKRIKTKAGFVLPTATLVLLVVSLLVGTLIIRTGQEAEEAISEQAQQEIFNAATPAVDRAKAKLEYLFRGDPRFPVGVPSEIFLNSMMLNDGEEVVAEDDDPYTFEGENRLDINDDGDDDNAWSYTTNNGQEIAYSINLLTESNGVNYQEEDALGDKADNLVVRSGPLAAASSSQAQRCAELSSLSLGDDDWFTITGSTVRKNFQIDAVATNNSDVNPVVSTIEVQQDRDLDFANKWGAWFRYDMEFTPGSDFNWNGALHTEGSLILNNNVSSTTKLFLVSAPESCFYTEEASEITMGQVIDDGGNIDYQGQLMKVNTNTNQDDDDDDNKVRIDLFPGPNEKPEGDTKDLELSPDNDSVDEYDENPSLYYLDSVRLISENESRARNPNDDSNTSIRDEAWDDEDISNRIFNSDTQQPYVDDTYRADDRWGPKPEYTEDLPPVTATNNGRQIQDEERLTNNPPAADAENAGLDGYWERRANAEGLRIIVGERLELGNTDGWDGSDDDLYPSDDNQPGKGPNNNDSEYDNLASVQSGVVYHWDEGNHDPDDPEPVACLALTSHQNGNDTEFDEISIDGTDFLVTNFFEGEGTNGWEFEFPDYFSSDINNSGSTLREALQNLAQFAGDPDGAFPPLQENGGNITHPYPELTMWGDFSNLRRAVDQLNGGSYDDLSLADKTTLQTATCNLGMLAYNVDFLRQNYEDEQLQDVEAILQELSTGDWTSVGKQLVNSIGDDNFSQGIIGRDGRVCTEEGTGLDENGNGCPTENPYDVEDETSDEYYTNYFSQFSVQDWINFAEDENSPIDAGAADDIGDVLEAYQDNLVNNPRAELFLTLQRDREHGFNTNSTFSEETDDFDPDTGIYTVPGALGQVEEGDEYIMDCDPNTDIFGFDFINSDRARFGLGNIICNAISEELEPRYPSLYYLFPTDDHDHDGDGTQPPSEPYINDEDNYISDDVNGNVTYQEISDDDIEDLALSPRDESDFTLPTAGSGVNKITLPDETELYVSFLEKAFYNRRENMTVRVLDIDLDLLRNDQVSGGDYWLPTGEDNSSIVYAFREDAVREDGIARPRNSDWSDCNDEEEITGFDMIEGDSGAGNNSDGCRMSFNNTQDPPLNDETGVSVKPVDSYPDLDRRPYGFRLRNGADISRPDPDDDPTGLSFITDQPVYIQGDFNEHEESEFDDENNDFYDRSDLNEDFATPSGESWRTAEIIADGITLLSESENFEEVDPDGNNDTPAPTGPLEVNAILVSGFEPSFPRKYNGGIHNFPRLLDNWSQEEITIRGSFIQLNFSIYSTGPWSQQNQDPDDVESLEDANEGNNLRHHYGFPQRNWGYDVGLQYNPPGPVAERFVTPSNARTETYRELSVDDPYIRNLLDAINAEE; encoded by the coding sequence ATGCCGTTACGTTCTCCTCGTCTTTTGCGTCAGCTCTGGCGCAGTTTTAAAGCCTTAGCCCAAGCGATTAACCGCTTATTAATTAAGTTTTTCTTCTTTCCTCTGAAAAAAAGGATTAAAACTAAAGCTGGCTTTGTCCTTCCTACAGCGACCTTAGTTTTATTAGTGGTGAGCCTATTAGTGGGAACGCTCATTATTCGCACAGGTCAAGAGGCTGAGGAAGCGATTAGTGAGCAAGCGCAACAAGAAATTTTTAATGCTGCCACTCCTGCAGTAGATAGAGCAAAAGCCAAGCTAGAGTATTTGTTTCGAGGAGACCCTCGTTTTCCTGTTGGGGTTCCTTCAGAGATTTTTTTGAATAGTATGATGCTTAATGACGGCGAGGAAGTCGTTGCAGAGGATGATGATCCTTATACCTTTGAGGGAGAAAACCGCTTAGATATTAATGATGATGGTGACGACGATAATGCTTGGTCTTACACAACTAATAATGGACAAGAAATTGCTTACTCGATCAATCTTCTTACAGAAAGTAATGGGGTAAATTACCAAGAAGAAGACGCATTGGGAGATAAAGCTGATAACTTAGTCGTTCGTTCAGGTCCATTAGCTGCTGCAAGTAGTAGTCAAGCTCAACGTTGTGCTGAATTATCTAGCCTTTCTCTTGGTGATGATGATTGGTTTACGATTACAGGATCAACGGTGCGGAAAAACTTTCAAATTGATGCTGTGGCCACCAACAACAGCGATGTTAATCCAGTGGTGAGTACCATCGAAGTGCAACAAGATCGAGATCTTGATTTTGCAAACAAGTGGGGAGCTTGGTTTCGGTACGATATGGAGTTTACTCCGGGATCAGACTTTAACTGGAATGGTGCGCTCCATACTGAAGGATCTTTAATTCTTAATAATAATGTTAGTAGCACCACAAAGTTATTTTTAGTCAGTGCTCCTGAGTCGTGCTTTTATACAGAAGAAGCATCAGAAATTACAATGGGGCAGGTTATTGATGACGGTGGGAATATTGATTATCAAGGGCAATTGATGAAAGTGAATACCAACACAAATCAGGATGATGATGATGATGACAATAAAGTTAGAATTGATCTTTTTCCAGGACCTAATGAAAAGCCTGAAGGAGACACCAAGGACTTAGAATTGTCACCTGACAACGATTCTGTTGATGAATATGATGAGAATCCTAGTTTGTATTACCTTGATTCTGTGCGTTTGATTAGTGAAAATGAGTCTCGCGCCCGTAATCCTAATGATGATAGTAATACCAGTATTCGCGATGAGGCTTGGGACGATGAAGATATTAGCAATAGAATTTTTAATTCAGATACTCAACAGCCTTATGTTGATGATACTTACCGTGCTGATGACCGTTGGGGACCGAAACCAGAATATACAGAAGATCTTCCGCCTGTCACTGCAACTAATAACGGTCGACAAATTCAGGACGAAGAGCGCTTAACTAATAACCCCCCTGCTGCGGATGCTGAAAATGCTGGTTTAGATGGTTATTGGGAAAGACGTGCTAACGCGGAAGGGCTAAGAATTATTGTGGGAGAACGTCTAGAGTTAGGAAATACTGACGGTTGGGATGGTAGCGATGATGACTTATACCCGTCAGACGATAATCAACCTGGAAAAGGACCCAATAATAACGATTCTGAATACGATAATTTAGCATCAGTGCAATCCGGGGTTGTCTATCATTGGGATGAAGGTAATCATGATCCTGATGATCCTGAGCCAGTTGCTTGTCTTGCTCTCACCAGTCACCAAAATGGAAACGATACAGAGTTTGATGAAATAAGCATTGACGGGACAGATTTTTTAGTGACCAATTTCTTTGAAGGGGAAGGAACAAATGGTTGGGAATTTGAGTTTCCCGATTATTTTTCTAGTGATATTAATAATAGTGGTAGTACCCTCCGAGAAGCACTGCAAAATTTAGCCCAGTTTGCTGGTGATCCTGATGGTGCATTTCCTCCTTTGCAAGAAAATGGTGGGAATATTACTCATCCCTACCCTGAGTTAACAATGTGGGGAGATTTTTCTAACCTTCGGCGTGCAGTTGATCAGCTAAATGGGGGTAGTTATGATGACCTCAGTTTGGCTGATAAAACTACTTTACAAACTGCGACTTGTAACTTGGGGATGTTGGCTTATAATGTGGACTTTCTAAGGCAAAACTATGAAGATGAACAACTCCAAGATGTAGAAGCTATTTTACAGGAGTTAAGCACAGGAGACTGGACTTCTGTTGGAAAGCAACTTGTTAATAGCATTGGTGATGATAACTTTAGTCAGGGAATTATCGGGAGAGATGGACGAGTTTGTACAGAAGAAGGCACTGGGCTTGATGAAAATGGTAATGGTTGTCCTACCGAAAATCCTTATGATGTTGAAGATGAAACTAGTGACGAATACTATACCAACTATTTCAGTCAATTCTCAGTTCAAGATTGGATCAACTTTGCAGAAGATGAAAATAGTCCAATTGATGCAGGAGCTGCGGATGATATTGGTGACGTGCTAGAGGCTTATCAAGATAACTTAGTTAATAACCCAAGAGCTGAGTTATTTTTAACTTTGCAACGTGATCGGGAACATGGATTTAATACTAATTCTACTTTTAGTGAAGAAACTGATGACTTTGATCCAGACACTGGCATATATACTGTTCCTGGAGCACTTGGTCAAGTTGAAGAAGGTGATGAGTATATCATGGACTGTGATCCAAATACAGATATTTTTGGTTTCGATTTTATCAATTCTGATCGAGCAAGATTTGGATTAGGAAATATTATTTGTAATGCTATATCAGAAGAACTAGAGCCCAGATACCCTTCCCTTTACTACCTATTCCCCACTGACGATCATGACCATGATGGTGATGGAACTCAGCCTCCTAGTGAACCTTATATTAATGATGAAGATAACTACATTTCTGATGATGTTAACGGAAATGTCACTTATCAAGAAATTAGTGATGATGATATTGAGGATCTGGCTCTGAGTCCTCGTGATGAGAGTGATTTCACTCTTCCCACAGCAGGTAGTGGTGTTAACAAGATTACTTTGCCAGATGAGACTGAACTCTACGTTTCTTTCCTTGAAAAAGCCTTTTACAATCGTCGGGAAAATATGACCGTGCGAGTGCTTGATATTGACCTCGACTTATTACGAAATGATCAAGTTAGTGGTGGTGATTACTGGTTACCGACAGGAGAGGATAACTCTAGCATTGTTTATGCCTTCCGGGAAGATGCAGTACGTGAAGATGGCATAGCACGACCAAGAAATAGTGATTGGTCAGATTGCAATGATGAAGAGGAAATAACAGGATTTGATATGATAGAGGGTGACAGCGGTGCGGGCAACAACAGCGATGGTTGTCGAATGAGCTTCAATAATACTCAAGATCCGCCTCTTAATGATGAAACTGGTGTCAGTGTTAAACCTGTTGATAGTTATCCAGATTTAGATCGCCGTCCTTATGGCTTTCGTTTAAGAAATGGGGCGGATATCAGCCGTCCTGATCCTGATGATGACCCCACTGGCTTATCCTTTATCACTGACCAACCTGTGTATATTCAGGGGGACTTTAACGAACATGAGGAATCAGAATTTGATGATGAAAACAATGACTTTTACGACCGTTCTGACCTCAATGAAGACTTTGCGACTCCTTCTGGTGAGAGTTGGCGAACTGCTGAAATTATTGCTGATGGGATAACGCTTCTATCAGAATCAGAAAACTTTGAAGAAGTAGATCCTGACGGTAATAATGATACACCTGCTCCTACTGGACCTCTAGAAGTAAATGCAATTCTGGTCAGTGGTTTCGAGCCTTCATTCCCCAGGAAATACAATGGTGGTATTCATAACTTTCCTCGCCTTTTAGATAATTGGAGTCAAGAAGAAATTACAATCAGAGGCTCTTTTATTCAACTTAACTTTAGTATCTACAGTACAGGTCCTTGGAGTCAGCAAAATCAAGATCCTGATGATGTTGAAAGTCTAGAAGATGCGAATGAAGGCAATAATTTAAGGCATCATTATGGCTTTCCTCAACGAAATTGGGGTTATGATGTGGGTTTGCAATATAACCCTCCTGGTCCGGTTGCAGAACGCTTTGTAACCCCTAGTAATGCGCGAACTGAAACTTATCGAGAATTGTCTGTTGATGATCCCTATATCAGAAATCTACTCGATGCCATCAATGCTGAGGAATAA
- a CDS encoding prepilin-type N-terminal cleavage/methylation domain-containing protein: protein MMMNPIFFYRLHKAKDNSQKGLTLLEVLASIVMIGVILVAVAPPLLLSTATRVKMRRVSQAQSIAQDEVNRVQGIMARSRDQNLPTDGEGDFAGLPQTIDTGELEDFAAPSNLSEVRAVDVNGDGDTDFFVQTFREGGALFSGGDARCEPAIFTMGVRVYSFLAQDNLEEDNLETDPISLQMTSNLQGQSTQPMAVLFAEVSRSDMERSRDAYNRYISGDWIPGGCN from the coding sequence ATGATGATGAATCCTATTTTTTTCTATCGACTTCACAAAGCTAAGGACAATTCACAAAAAGGGTTAACCCTGTTAGAAGTCCTTGCTAGTATTGTAATGATTGGTGTGATTTTAGTGGCTGTCGCTCCTCCTTTATTGTTATCAACAGCTACCCGAGTGAAAATGCGCCGTGTTTCTCAGGCTCAATCTATTGCTCAAGATGAAGTGAATCGGGTGCAGGGAATTATGGCGCGATCGCGCGATCAAAACTTACCCACTGATGGTGAGGGTGACTTTGCTGGACTTCCCCAAACTATTGATACAGGAGAGTTAGAAGATTTTGCAGCTCCAAGTAATTTGTCTGAGGTGCGAGCAGTGGATGTAAATGGAGATGGAGACACGGACTTTTTTGTTCAAACTTTCCGAGAAGGAGGGGCTTTATTTTCAGGAGGAGATGCTAGATGTGAGCCAGCTATTTTTACAATGGGAGTTCGCGTTTACTCTTTTCTCGCACAAGACAATTTAGAAGAGGATAATTTAGAAACTGATCCAATTTCTCTACAAATGACTAGCAACTTACAAGGTCAAAGTACACAACCGATGGCAGTACTATTTGCGGAAGTGAGTCGCAGTGATATGGAACGCTCCCGAGATGCTTATAATAGGTATATCAGTGGGGATTGGATTCCTGGTGGTTGTAATTGA
- a CDS encoding prepilin-type N-terminal cleavage/methylation domain-containing protein, with amino-acid sequence MKPFILQFFQNLPFKKKESSRGFTLLEVLIATVMSSIVISSLLYFMIDIIRSNAAETAQKNTLQEMRLALEFMTDDLKEAVYVYTGDDFNNRNIEDVSNDGLLNSIDTSDDLEPILVFWKLEDVPYDSDDNLPNCEPLDDDQENECQELRISQRTYTLVAYVQDNNPTDTWDGESVIYRYQLRKYDDVSTLSRKDEYVDPVQDSSFANWPYNSDSQLPSNFSNPTINRNSEALVDFVDVPNNNNFSDDDVSCPDGYNRTPNNSSTSNSFYACVENTSGQKTVIVNLRGNPNGRVSFELDDNFTPLPTLNSSAILRGGR; translated from the coding sequence ATGAAACCTTTTATTCTCCAATTTTTCCAAAACTTACCCTTTAAAAAAAAAGAGTCTTCTCGTGGATTTACTTTGCTTGAAGTTTTAATTGCTACGGTAATGTCAAGCATTGTTATTTCCAGTTTGCTCTATTTTATGATCGATATTATTAGAAGCAATGCAGCAGAAACGGCTCAAAAAAATACCCTGCAAGAAATGCGTCTAGCCTTGGAATTTATGACAGATGACTTAAAAGAAGCGGTTTATGTTTATACAGGAGATGACTTTAATAATCGTAATATTGAAGATGTTTCCAATGATGGACTTTTAAATAGTATTGATACTTCTGATGATTTAGAGCCAATTTTAGTTTTTTGGAAGCTGGAGGATGTTCCTTATGATTCTGATGATAATCTGCCTAATTGTGAACCACTAGATGATGATCAGGAAAATGAATGTCAGGAATTAAGAATTTCACAACGAACTTATACCCTTGTGGCTTACGTTCAAGATAATAACCCTACCGATACTTGGGATGGAGAGTCTGTAATTTATCGTTATCAGCTACGAAAATATGATGATGTTAGTACATTAAGTCGCAAGGACGAGTATGTTGATCCAGTTCAAGATAGTAGCTTTGCGAATTGGCCCTATAACAGTGATTCCCAACTGCCTTCAAATTTTAGTAATCCTACCATTAATCGAAACAGCGAGGCCTTAGTCGATTTTGTAGATGTCCCCAACAACAATAACTTTTCAGATGACGATGTTAGCTGTCCTGATGGTTACAATCGTACTCCTAATAATTCCAGTACATCTAATAGTTTTTACGCTTGCGTTGAAAATACCTCAGGACAAAAAACCGTTATTGTTAATTTACGCGGAAACCCCAATGGGCGAGTTAGTTTTGAGTTAGATGATAACTTTACCCCGTTACCCACGCTTAATTCTAGTGCTATTTTACGGGGAGGCAGATAA
- a CDS encoding pilus assembly FimT family protein, with translation MIKQLLTGHIKKQLIARDGFTLLEVMVVILILGILSAIASPSWLAFLQRQRLNTAQSEVLQGMRTAQTRARRETTSWQFTIQENNDIVRWRVDARSNFNSASDVCNETTGWNSLDSRITLNADQTTFQSLGENCWQAWFTEKGRSGGRLGKVTLSAENLDNQSCVYVSTFLGAMRKDQDEGC, from the coding sequence GTGATCAAACAGCTTCTAACTGGTCACATTAAAAAGCAATTGATTGCTAGAGATGGATTTACCTTGTTAGAGGTAATGGTTGTGATTCTTATTTTAGGGATTCTAAGCGCGATCGCGTCTCCAAGTTGGCTTGCTTTTTTACAGCGTCAACGCCTCAATACGGCTCAAAGTGAAGTTCTTCAAGGAATGCGAACGGCTCAAACTCGTGCTAGACGGGAAACAACTAGCTGGCAGTTTACTATACAGGAAAACAATGACATTGTCAGATGGCGAGTGGATGCAAGAAGTAATTTTAATTCTGCCAGTGATGTTTGTAATGAAACGACAGGCTGGAATAGTCTCGATTCTCGAATTACTTTGAATGCTGATCAAACAACATTCCAATCTCTCGGTGAGAATTGTTGGCAAGCATGGTTTACAGAGAAAGGACGATCCGGGGGGAGACTGGGTAAAGTAACTTTATCGGCGGAAAATCTAGATAATCAAAGTTGCGTTTATGTCTCGACATTTTTAGGGGCAATGCGAAAGGATCAAGATGAAGGATGTTAA
- a CDS encoding Uma2 family endonuclease, giving the protein MVQISDKTITLEEFLKQPETKPAQEYINGQIIQKPRQQGKHSILQCELVNTINGIVKKERIAHAFPELRCTFGGSSIVPDVTVFAWERIPVDESVDIANVFPLAPDWIIEILSPDQSSTKVTGIILHSLNHGSEMGWLIDPKARSILVFPHGQQPQLLKQPEEILPVPNLVGDLRLSVADVFSWLKL; this is encoded by the coding sequence ATGGTACAAATCTCAGACAAAACAATTACACTAGAGGAGTTTCTCAAACAACCCGAAACTAAACCAGCTCAAGAATATATTAACGGACAAATCATTCAAAAGCCGAGGCAACAGGGAAAACATAGTATTCTTCAATGTGAGTTAGTCAATACAATAAATGGAATTGTCAAAAAAGAACGCATTGCTCATGCTTTTCCTGAATTACGGTGCACTTTTGGCGGTAGTTCCATTGTCCCTGATGTTACTGTATTTGCTTGGGAACGGATTCCTGTTGATGAAAGTGTCGATATTGCTAATGTCTTTCCGCTTGCACCAGATTGGATTATTGAAATTCTTTCTCCAGACCAAAGTTCCACGAAAGTAACGGGAATTATTCTACACAGTCTCAATCATGGGAGTGAAATGGGTTGGCTGATTGATCCCAAAGCGCGATCGATTCTGGTTTTTCCCCACGGGCAACAACCGCAACTGCTAAAACAACCAGAGGAAATTTTACCTGTTCCTAATTTAGTGGGCGATTTACGTTTAAGTGTCGCTGATGTATTTAGCTGGTTGAAATTATAG